From one Pseudomonas sp. B21-048 genomic stretch:
- the rplQ gene encoding 50S ribosomal protein L17 has translation MRHRKSGRHLSRTSSHRKAMFQNMAVSLFEHELIKTTLPKAKELRRVAEPLITLAKTDSLANRRLAFDRTRSKAIVGKLFNDLGKRYATREGGYLRILKCGFRAGDNAPMAYVELVDRAVGGEAVSAE, from the coding sequence ATGCGTCATCGTAAAAGTGGTCGTCACCTGAGCCGCACCAGCTCGCACCGCAAGGCCATGTTTCAAAACATGGCGGTGTCGCTGTTCGAGCACGAGCTGATCAAAACTACACTGCCGAAAGCCAAAGAACTGCGTCGCGTTGCTGAGCCGCTGATCACTTTGGCCAAGACAGACAGCCTGGCTAACCGCCGTCTGGCTTTCGATCGTACTCGTTCGAAAGCTATCGTTGGTAAGCTCTTCAACGACCTGGGCAAGCGTTACGCTACCCGTGAGGGTGGCTACCTGCGCATCCTCAAGTGCGGTTTCCGCGCTGGCGACAACGCGCCTATGGCGTATGTCGAGTTGGTTGATCGTGCTGTCGGCGGTGAAGCTGTATCCGCTGAGTAA
- a CDS encoding catalase codes for MSQNKTLTTASGAPVADNQNSRSAGPRGPLLLDDFHLIEKLAHFNRENIPERRVHAKGSGAYGTFTVTRDITEYTSAKLFESIGKQTPTFLRFSTVGGERGSADTERDPRGFALKFYTEEGNWDIVGNNTPVFFIRDPLKFPDFIHTQKRLPQSNLKSAQMMWDFWSHSPEALHQVTILFSDRGIPDGYRHMHGFGSHTYSLINANGERHWVKWHYKTKQGIKNLAPAEAARLAGTDPDYAQRDLFGAIERGDFPKWSVNIQVMTEAQAAAHYENPFDVTKTWSQKEFPLIEVGELELNRNPLNYFAEVEQAAFGPSNMVPGVGLSPDRMLQGRVFAYADAHRYRVGTNHQQLPVNAPRSPVNSYQRDGSMAFGANGGAAPNYEPNSYVELPKQAPRYAEPALALSGAADRYDHREDTDYYSHAGALFRLMNDEQKTLLINNIAGAMAGVSSDVVDRQLQHFFKADPAYGEAIAKALNVQLN; via the coding sequence ATGAGCCAGAATAAAACGCTTACTACCGCCAGTGGCGCTCCTGTCGCCGACAACCAGAATTCCCGCTCCGCCGGCCCTCGTGGTCCTTTGCTGCTCGACGATTTCCATCTGATCGAGAAGCTTGCACACTTCAACCGTGAAAACATCCCTGAGCGTCGTGTACACGCCAAAGGCTCGGGTGCTTACGGTACGTTCACCGTGACTCGCGACATCACCGAATACACCAGCGCCAAGCTGTTTGAGTCCATCGGCAAGCAAACTCCGACCTTCCTACGGTTTTCCACCGTGGGCGGCGAGCGCGGTTCGGCTGACACCGAGCGTGACCCACGTGGTTTTGCCCTGAAGTTTTACACCGAAGAAGGCAACTGGGACATCGTCGGTAATAACACGCCGGTGTTTTTTATCCGTGATCCGCTGAAATTCCCTGACTTCATCCATACCCAGAAGCGTCTGCCGCAAAGCAACCTGAAAAGCGCTCAGATGATGTGGGATTTCTGGTCGCATTCGCCTGAGGCATTGCACCAGGTCACCATTCTGTTCTCGGATCGCGGTATCCCTGACGGTTATCGCCACATGCATGGCTTCGGCAGCCACACCTATAGCCTGATCAACGCCAATGGCGAGCGTCACTGGGTGAAGTGGCACTACAAAACCAAACAAGGGATCAAGAACCTCGCCCCGGCTGAAGCGGCACGCCTGGCGGGTACCGATCCGGATTACGCGCAGCGTGACCTGTTCGGCGCCATTGAGCGCGGTGACTTTCCGAAATGGAGTGTCAATATCCAGGTCATGACCGAGGCCCAGGCCGCGGCTCATTACGAGAACCCGTTTGACGTCACCAAGACTTGGTCGCAGAAAGAATTTCCGCTGATCGAAGTGGGCGAGCTGGAGCTTAACCGTAATCCGTTGAACTACTTCGCTGAAGTCGAGCAGGCGGCGTTCGGTCCGAGCAATATGGTCCCGGGTGTCGGTCTGTCGCCTGACCGCATGTTGCAAGGTCGCGTATTCGCCTACGCTGATGCTCACCGCTACCGCGTGGGGACCAATCATCAGCAACTGCCGGTGAATGCGCCTCGCAGCCCGGTCAACAGCTATCAGCGCGACGGCTCCATGGCGTTTGGCGCCAATGGCGGCGCAGCACCGAACTATGAGCCGAACAGCTATGTAGAGTTACCGAAACAGGCACCGCGCTACGCGGAACCTGCTTTGGCCTTGAGCGGCGCGGCTGATCGTTACGATCATCGCGAAGATACCGACTACTACAGCCATGCAGGTGCGCTGTTCCGCCTGATGAATGATGAGCAGAAAACGCTGCTGATCAATAACATTGCCGGCGCAATGGCTGGTGTTTCCAGTGATGTGGTGGATCGCCAATTGCAGCACTTTTTCAAGGCTGACCCGGCGTATGGAGAAGCAATCGCAAAGGCACTCAACGTACAGCTTAACTAA